The proteins below are encoded in one region of Meriones unguiculatus strain TT.TT164.6M chromosome 18, Bangor_MerUng_6.1, whole genome shotgun sequence:
- the LOC110549876 gene encoding uncharacterized protein LOC110549876 yields MEGRSGLDKGVGLDSHGQLDDGGLVPHRNESRGERKRGGRKGRVEEERTGRGPRGKRCAEKGRGLRGGRATGAPGSARGAEGRAGCREVTEARGGGVGGPGLRPGGSAAGRLPRAESEFRLSAAGPGALPGWGGASVHFLTRLRAVLKGPLARPARGRQERAGSPTWSAPVCLHLCPQSCPLLLGTLGGQGRIFKFWSLARFLEGCVTLPATLTVFPPGLFRSTRLGQT; encoded by the exons ATGGAAGGGAGAAGCGGCCTAGATAAGGGTGTGGGCCTTGACAGCCATGGCCAGCTTGACGACGGGGGGCTAGTACCTCATAGGAACGAGTCACGGGGAGAAAGGAAGCGAGGGGGACGGAAGGGCAGGGTGGAGGAGGAAAGAACTGGACGCGGACCGCGTGGGAAGCGGTGCGCCGAGAAGGGGCGTGGGCTGCGTGGAGGCCGGGCTACAGGGGCTCCCGGAAGCGCCCGCGGGGCTGAAGGGAGGGCGGGCTGTAGGGAGGTCACGGAGGCTCGGGGAGGCGGCGTGGGGGGACCCGGGCTGAGGCCTGGCGGGAGCGCGGCCGGGCGGCTGCCCCGAGCCGAGAGCGAGTTCCGGCTCAGCGCGGCAGGTCCGGGAGCGCTTCCCGGGTGGGGCGGGGCCAGCGTGCATTTCCTGACACGCCTCCGGGCCGTCTTAAAGGGCCCGCTCGCCCGCCCGGCCCGCGGCCGCCAGGAGCGCGCAGGATCGCCAACCTGGAGCGCGCCGGTGTGTCTGCACCTGTGCCCACAGTCCTGCCCTCTTCTTCTGGGAACTCTCGGAGGTCAGGGAAGGATTTTCAAGTTCTGGAGCCTCGCCCGTTTCCTGGAAGGCTGTGTCACTCTCCCCGCCACCCTCACTGTCTTTCCCCCTGGCCTCTTTAGATCGACTAGACTCGGCCAG ACCTAG
- the Slc35c1 gene encoding GDP-fucose transporter 1 isoform X1 — protein sequence MNRAPLKRSRILRMALTGASAASEEADADGGNKPFLLRALQIALVVSLYWITSISMVFLNKYLLDSPSLQLDTPIFVTFYQCLVTSLLCKGLSTLATCCPGTVDFPTLNLDLKVARSVLPLSVVFIGMITFNNLCLKYVGVAFYNVGRSLTTVFNVLLSYLLLRQTTSFYALLTCGVIIGGFWLGIDQEGAEGTLSLMGTIFGVLASLCVSLNAIYTKKVLPAVDNSIWRLTFYNNVNACVLFLPLMVLLGELHALLDFAHLDSAHFWVMMTLGGLFGFAIGYVTGLQIKFTSPLTHNVSGTAKACAQTVLAVLYYEETKSFLWWTSNLMVLGGSSAYTWVRGWEMQKTQEDPSSREGEKSAVGV from the exons ATGAACAGGGCCCCTCTGAAGCGGTCCAGGATTCTGCGCATGGCGCTGACTGGAGCCTCGGCTGCCTCCGAAGAGGCAGATGCAGACGGCGGGAACAAGCCATTTCTGCTAAGGGCGCTGCAGATCGCGCTGGTGGTCTCTCTCTACTGGATCACCTCCATCTCTATGGTATTCCTCAACAAGTACCTGCTGGACAGCCCCTCCCTGCAGCTGGATACCCCTATCTTCGTCACCTTCTACCAATGCCTGGTGACCTCGCTACTGTGCAAGGGCCTCAGCACCCTGGCTACTTGCTGCCCTGGTACGGTAGACTTCCCCACCCTGAACCTGGACCTCAAGGTGGCCCGAAGTGTGTTGCCGCTGTCGGTGGTCTTCATCGGCATGATAACCTTCAATAACCTCTGCCTCAAGTACGTGGGGGTGGCCTTCTACAACGTGGGACGCTCGCTCACCACCGTGTTCAATGTGCTTCTCTCCTACCTGCTGCTCAGGCAGACCACTTCCTTCTATGCCCTGCTCACCTGCGGCGTCATCATTG GTGGTTTCTGGCTGGGTATAGACCAAGAGGGAGCTGAGGGCACCCTGTCCCTGATGGGCACCATCTTCGGGGTGCTGGCCAGCCTCTGCGTCTCACTCAATGCCATCTATACGAAGAAGGTGCTTCCGGCAGTAGACAACAGTATCTGGCGCCTAACCTTCTATAACAATGTCAACGCCTGTGTGCTCTTCTTGCCCCTGATGGTACTCCTGGGCGAGCTCCATGCTCTTCTTGACTTTGCTCATCTGGACAGTGCCCACTTCTGGGTCATGATGACACTGGGTGGCCTGTTTGGCTTTGCCATCGGCTACGTGACAGGACTGCAGATCAAATTCACCAGCCCCCTGACCCACAATGTGTCCGGCACAGCCAAAGCCTGTGCGCAGACAGTGCTGGCTGTGCTCTACTACGAAGAGACTAAGAGCTTCCTGTGGTGGACAAGCAACCTGATGGTGCTGGGGGGCTCCTCAGCCTACACGTGGGTCAGAGGCTGGGAGATGCAGAAGACCCAGGAGGACCCCAGCTCCAGAGAGGGTGAAAAGAGTGCTGTTGGGGTGTGA
- the Slc35c1 gene encoding GDP-fucose transporter 1 isoform X2: MALTGASAASEEADADGGNKPFLLRALQIALVVSLYWITSISMVFLNKYLLDSPSLQLDTPIFVTFYQCLVTSLLCKGLSTLATCCPGTVDFPTLNLDLKVARSVLPLSVVFIGMITFNNLCLKYVGVAFYNVGRSLTTVFNVLLSYLLLRQTTSFYALLTCGVIIGGFWLGIDQEGAEGTLSLMGTIFGVLASLCVSLNAIYTKKVLPAVDNSIWRLTFYNNVNACVLFLPLMVLLGELHALLDFAHLDSAHFWVMMTLGGLFGFAIGYVTGLQIKFTSPLTHNVSGTAKACAQTVLAVLYYEETKSFLWWTSNLMVLGGSSAYTWVRGWEMQKTQEDPSSREGEKSAVGV; this comes from the exons ATGGCGCTGACTGGAGCCTCGGCTGCCTCCGAAGAGGCAGATGCAGACGGCGGGAACAAGCCATTTCTGCTAAGGGCGCTGCAGATCGCGCTGGTGGTCTCTCTCTACTGGATCACCTCCATCTCTATGGTATTCCTCAACAAGTACCTGCTGGACAGCCCCTCCCTGCAGCTGGATACCCCTATCTTCGTCACCTTCTACCAATGCCTGGTGACCTCGCTACTGTGCAAGGGCCTCAGCACCCTGGCTACTTGCTGCCCTGGTACGGTAGACTTCCCCACCCTGAACCTGGACCTCAAGGTGGCCCGAAGTGTGTTGCCGCTGTCGGTGGTCTTCATCGGCATGATAACCTTCAATAACCTCTGCCTCAAGTACGTGGGGGTGGCCTTCTACAACGTGGGACGCTCGCTCACCACCGTGTTCAATGTGCTTCTCTCCTACCTGCTGCTCAGGCAGACCACTTCCTTCTATGCCCTGCTCACCTGCGGCGTCATCATTG GTGGTTTCTGGCTGGGTATAGACCAAGAGGGAGCTGAGGGCACCCTGTCCCTGATGGGCACCATCTTCGGGGTGCTGGCCAGCCTCTGCGTCTCACTCAATGCCATCTATACGAAGAAGGTGCTTCCGGCAGTAGACAACAGTATCTGGCGCCTAACCTTCTATAACAATGTCAACGCCTGTGTGCTCTTCTTGCCCCTGATGGTACTCCTGGGCGAGCTCCATGCTCTTCTTGACTTTGCTCATCTGGACAGTGCCCACTTCTGGGTCATGATGACACTGGGTGGCCTGTTTGGCTTTGCCATCGGCTACGTGACAGGACTGCAGATCAAATTCACCAGCCCCCTGACCCACAATGTGTCCGGCACAGCCAAAGCCTGTGCGCAGACAGTGCTGGCTGTGCTCTACTACGAAGAGACTAAGAGCTTCCTGTGGTGGACAAGCAACCTGATGGTGCTGGGGGGCTCCTCAGCCTACACGTGGGTCAGAGGCTGGGAGATGCAGAAGACCCAGGAGGACCCCAGCTCCAGAGAGGGTGAAAAGAGTGCTGTTGGGGTGTGA